In Thalassophryne amazonica chromosome 14, fThaAma1.1, whole genome shotgun sequence, one DNA window encodes the following:
- the gja3 gene encoding gap junction alpha-3 protein, whose protein sequence is MGDWSFLGRLLENAQEHSTVIGKVWLTILFIFRILVLGAAAEEVWGDEQSDFTCNTQQPGCENVCYDEAFPISHIRFWVLQIIFVSTPTLIYLGHVLHIVRMEEKQKEKMEEMRKSNRFQEEKELLYRNGGDAGGGDGKKEKLPIRDEHGKIRIRGALLRTYVFNIIFKTLFEVGFILGQYFLYGFELRPLYKCSRWPCPNTVDCFISRPTEKTIFIIFMLVVACVSLLLNLIEIYHLGWKKVKQGLTNEFAPEHEFHADIAAPECLPSASRTAPSTISYPPNYTNVTVGSGAFLPPMSPAALSSAAGFKMDNLQQEESLRQPFPSSHYYISNNNHRLATQQNWANLATEQQTLEMKDTSPSPSTSSATNNNPQQQPADVELLLPNSKNTIATVPTSATTTTSNSTSSPGTAATSGSWGKMKSVHETTTTVEMHEPPVRVLTDPQRFSRASKCSNIRARPSDLAV, encoded by the coding sequence ATGGGTGACTGGAGCTTTTTGGGCCGGCTGCTGGAGAATGCTCAGGAGCACTCGACGGTCATCGGCAAAGTGTGGCTGACCATCCTTTTCATCTTCAGGATCCTGGTGTTGGGGGCTGCCGCTGAAGAAGTCTGGGGCGATGAGCAATCAGACTTCACCTGCAACACCCAGCAGCCCGGTTGTGAGAATGTTTGCTACGATGAGGCCTTTCCCATCTCGCACATCCGCTTCTGGGTTTTGCAGATCATCTTCGTGTCCACGCCGACGCTCATCTACCTGGGCCACGTGTTACACATTGTCCGCATGGAGGAAAAGCAGAAAGAGAAGATGGAGGAAATGCGAAAATCAAATAGGTTCCAGGAAGAGAAAGAACTCCTTTATAGAAATGGGGGAGATGCGGGAGGAGGAGATGGGAAGAAGGAGAAACTACCTATCAGGGATGAACACGGCAAAATCCGCATCAGAGGCGCATTGCTGCGTACCTACGTGTTCAACATTATCTTCAAGACCTTGTTTGAAGTGGGTTTTATTTTGGGCCAGTACTTCCTGTATGGCTTCGAGCTGCGGCCGCTGTACAAGTGTTCACGCTGGCCCTGCCCCAACACTGTGGACTGCTTCATATCAAGACCCACCGAAAAGACTATTTTCATTATATTCATGCTTGTGGTGGCTTGTGTGTCTCTTTTGCTGAATTTGATAGAGATCTATCACCTTGGCTGGAAGAAAGTCAAACAGGGATTGACAAATGAGTTTGCCCCTGAACATGAGTTCCACGCTGACATTGCGGCACCTGAGTGTTTGCCCTCGGCATCCAGAACTGCACCCTCCACCATCAGCTACCCACCCAACTACACAAATGTGACAGTGGGTAGCGGGGCATTCTTGCCACCCATGAGCCCGGCAGCTTTGTCCTCAGCTGCTGGGTTCAAGATGGACAACCTACAGCAGGAGGAGTCCCTCCGCCAGCCTTTCCCCTCTTCCCATTACTACATCAGCAACAACAACCACAGGCTGGCCACACAGCAGAACTGGGCCAACCTGGCAACTGAGCAGCAGACTCTAGAGATGAAGGACACATCTCCCTCACCTTCCACCTCTTCCGCCACCAACAACAATCCGCAGCAACAGCCTGCTGATGTTGAGTTGCTTCTCCCCAACAGCAAAAACACCATCGCCACCGTACCCACCagtgccaccaccaccaccagcaacAGTACCAGCAGCCCTGGCACAGCCGCTACCAGTGGCAGTTGGGGTAAGATGaagagcgtgcatgaaaccaccaccacagtggagatgCATGAGCCTCCAGTAAGGGTCCTCACAGACCCTCAGAGGTTTAGTAGAGCCAGTAAGTGTAGCAACATCAGAGCCAGGCCAAGCGACCTGGCAGTCTAA